Part of the Thiohalophilus sp. genome is shown below.
TGCCAGTTTTCGCCGGGCAACCGGTTGTTTTCCATGGCGCACGCCGTGGTGCAGGCCTGGCAACCGGTACATTTATCCAGGTCAATGACCATTCCCCATTTTGCCATCGTCATATCTCCTTAACTTGTCAGGCCCGCTCGATGCTGACCTTGGTGGTGTAGTAGTTGCACTGGCCGGTAATGCGGTCGGACTGGTTGACCGTAATCTCGCCACTGTGACCGGGGAGACGCCCCTTGGCCCAGCGACCGTGTGCCCAGTGCCCGTGTTCCATCGGGAAGACCAGCGTGTCGGGGCGTACGCCCTCGAAGTACTTGCAAAAACCTTCGATGCTGCCGATCGCCGATTTGATGCGGACCCGATCGCCGTCGTCGATGCCCCGCTCCCTGGCGGTCACCGGATTGATTTCGATATACACGGTATTGCGACCCCCCAGTGCCGGCTGCATGTTGGCGATGGCCACCGGCAGATTACCGCCGCGTCCCTCGGCATGCAGGGCGACCTTGGGGGTGACCATATACAGATCGCCGCCGCCGGGATGCTTTGGTTCTTCCCAGTGCGGGAACATCAACTTGTTTTGATCGCGTCCGGTCTTGTCGGCAATCCAGTCGCCGTGTTGCTCCAGCCAGGAGGAACGGAACTCAAACCGGCCCGAGACGGTTTTGAACAACTCCGCCTTGACCGCTTCGGGGCGCATCGGTTTGTTGTAACCGCTGCCGTCCCATTCGAAAAAATCGCCATCGATCTGACGCCACAGATAACGCTTCTTGTACCAGACTCCCTTTTCCTTCCAGCTCTCGAAGGAATTGACACCATTGTCGCCCGGGTCCTGCTCGAACCCCTTGGCCAGATGGCGCAACAGATTTTCCGAGCTATCCATCGCCTTGTAATAGTCACCCATCGGTCCTTTGATGCGTTTGCCGATCTCAAACACCATATCGCCAAAGAACCTGGTGTCGTACAGCGGCTTGATCGCCGGGACCCGCAATTGCGCCATCGGCCAGCCCTGAAACGGATAGGTCGGCGCATCTTGCAGGCGCTCGAGGTAAGTGTGTTCGGGCAGAATCAGATCGGCGAACATGGCCGTCTCGCTGGGGAACGGGGAGGTCTCGATCACGAACAGCTCGCGCAGCGCATCCTCCCAGACCTTGCCATTGGGTGCGGTCCAGATCGGATTGGTCAGATAGAACATGATGGTATCGAGCTTGTAGGGCTTGCCGGCCAGGGAATTGGGCCCCAGCTCCTGCAACATGTTCTTGGCCATCAGATAGCCGTCTTCATGACCCTGCAGATCGATACGCGGTTTGTCGCGCCACGGACCGTTTTTGGCATACTCGTCCAGGTAATCGGCGGCATCGGCCGGCGGGGCGCCGTAGCTCGGTCCCATCTGGTACATCAACCCGCCCTCGGCGAACAGCGAGCCGACCAGGGCATTGAGACTGTGCACCGCCATGCCGTTGAGGATGCCATTGGAATGTGCGTGTACGCCGCGTTCGAACAGAGCGATGGCGGGACGCGTGCTGCCGAACTCGCGCGCGGTGGCGAGAATGTCGCGTTCGTACAGGGTGGTAACCTCGGCCGCCCAGACGACGGTCCGATCCTTCAATTCGGTGTTCCACCAGTCGACCAGACCCCGCACCCATTTTTCATTGAAGCTGCCGGGATCGACGTATTGTCCCGGCTTGAACCGGTTGACGCCGTCATAAAAATCCCCGACAAACGATTTTTCCCACAGCCCTTCGGTCAGAATCACGTGGGCAATCGCCAGAGCCAGCGCGCCATCCGTCCCGGGCTTGACCAGCAGGGCACGATCGGCGCCGGCCAGGGTGGTATTCATATGCACATCGATCGCCGTGATGCGTGTCTTGGGGACCTTTTCCCCGCGGATATACCCCCAGACCTGCATATTGTTGTTATAAGGGCGGAACGCCTCGAGAAAGCCCACGCCAAACATGAGCAGCATGTTAGAATTCTTATAGTCATAAGCGCTGTAGGAATTGTTGCCATCGGTCGCGTATTTGCTCAGCTCGCTGCCGTCGGAACACATGGATGAATGGCCGATCCCCACATTCGGTGAGCCATACAGTTCGGCAAACGTCCCGAGGATACCGGCGTCGGCGGCCCCCCAGCCGCGACCGAAACAGAGCGAAAAGCGATGCGATTCACCGGCGTCACGCAGCTTGTTGAGGCGCGCCGCGACCGTGTCCAGCGCCTCCTCCCAGCTGATGGGCACGAATTTCGGATCCTCGTTACGGCCCTTTTTCGGATTGGTCCGTTTCATCGGACCCTTGTAACGATCCGGGTCATAAAGAATGTAAGTGCCAAGCGGCCCCTTGGGACACAGCTTGCCATTGGAGATGGGGTGCTCCGAACTCCCCCAGATCGCATGTACCCGCCCGTCGGTGGTGTACACATCGATCCCGCAGCGGGCCGGACACTGATGGCAGATGTTTTTGGTAATCACCGCCTTACCCGACGCGGTCGCGGCCCCGGCAGTATCCTGGGCCTGCGCCTCGGTGAGCAGTCCCGACAGCATGCCGCTGCTGCTGACCGCGCCGGCGGCGGCCGTGGTGCCGGTCGCCTGCAGAAAGCGCCGGCGGCTAATCAGACTCTGAAAAATATTCATGACGCTTGCTCTCTCCTCTGGTTGGTTTTATTGGCACAGGTATCGCCCGCTGTGCCGGTTTGTACCGGGTGCCGGCGTTCATTCCCGGGCACCGAACAATTGGGTAAAGGCATCCGCCGCCAACCGGCGTGACCGCTGGCAGGGCTGGCAATAGGCGCCGCTGGTGTCGTCCGGAAGCGGACTGAATTCGGCGCCGCACCCGGCGCATTCGCGCCGGCTGTGTGATGTCAGGGTAGGGATTGTCCCCGGCTCGTCAGCCCTGTTTTCCGCCGTCCAGTGCAGGGCTTGCCGGGGGCAATGTTCGACACAACGATCGCAGGCGATACAGGCGGCGGCATTGAACCGCACGCCCGATGCGTGCGCGGTGCGATAGGCGCGCAACGCCCCGGTCGGACAGATCCGCACGCAGCCCTGGTGATTGCCACAGCGATCCGCCCTGACGGCGAGCCGTGGCCAGGCGGTCGCGGGGGGCACCTGGCCCGTCATGCCGGCGACCCGCTCGATCGCGGCCAGCTGGCGTTCGCGAGCCAGCGAGGCCTGCGCCGCTACC
Proteins encoded:
- a CDS encoding molybdopterin-dependent oxidoreductase — encoded protein: MNIFQSLISRRRFLQATGTTAAAGAVSSSGMLSGLLTEAQAQDTAGAATASGKAVITKNICHQCPARCGIDVYTTDGRVHAIWGSSEHPISNGKLCPKGPLGTYILYDPDRYKGPMKRTNPKKGRNEDPKFVPISWEEALDTVAARLNKLRDAGESHRFSLCFGRGWGAADAGILGTFAELYGSPNVGIGHSSMCSDGSELSKYATDGNNSYSAYDYKNSNMLLMFGVGFLEAFRPYNNNMQVWGYIRGEKVPKTRITAIDVHMNTTLAGADRALLVKPGTDGALALAIAHVILTEGLWEKSFVGDFYDGVNRFKPGQYVDPGSFNEKWVRGLVDWWNTELKDRTVVWAAEVTTLYERDILATAREFGSTRPAIALFERGVHAHSNGILNGMAVHSLNALVGSLFAEGGLMYQMGPSYGAPPADAADYLDEYAKNGPWRDKPRIDLQGHEDGYLMAKNMLQELGPNSLAGKPYKLDTIMFYLTNPIWTAPNGKVWEDALRELFVIETSPFPSETAMFADLILPEHTYLERLQDAPTYPFQGWPMAQLRVPAIKPLYDTRFFGDMVFEIGKRIKGPMGDYYKAMDSSENLLRHLAKGFEQDPGDNGVNSFESWKEKGVWYKKRYLWRQIDGDFFEWDGSGYNKPMRPEAVKAELFKTVSGRFEFRSSWLEQHGDWIADKTGRDQNKLMFPHWEEPKHPGGGDLYMVTPKVALHAEGRGGNLPVAIANMQPALGGRNTVYIEINPVTARERGIDDGDRVRIKSAIGSIEGFCKYFEGVRPDTLVFPMEHGHWAHGRWAKGRLPGHSGEITVNQSDRITGQCNYYTTKVSIERA